From Candidatus Desulfarcum epimagneticum, a single genomic window includes:
- the groES gene encoding chaperone Hsp10, affects cell division (Evidence 2a : Function from experimental evidences in other organisms; Product type f : factor), with translation MNLRPLHDRILVKRVEEETTTKGGIIIPDTAKEKPAEGVVTAVGNGKIGDDGKRIALEIKSGDRVLFGKYSGSDVKIEGEEYLIMREDDVLGVIE, from the coding sequence ATGAACTTAAGACCACTGCACGATAGAATTTTGGTAAAACGGGTGGAAGAGGAGACAACCACAAAGGGCGGGATCATCATCCCGGACACCGCCAAGGAAAAACCGGCGGAGGGAGTTGTCACAGCCGTTGGAAACGGGAAAATCGGGGATGACGGGAAGCGGATCGCCCTGGAGATCAAAAGCGGCGACCGGGTTCTTTTCGGAAAATACTCCGGAAGCGATGTCAAGATCGAGGGCGAGGAGTACCTGATCATGCGCGAGGACGATGTCCTGGGCGTCATCGAATAA
- a CDS encoding FmdB family transcriptional regulator — protein MPIYEYECMGCGRVSEALQKFSDKPLETCDACSGALRKLVSHSSFHLKGSGWYVTDYADRSKKPSDSNSAGKKAQDSQANAPKKSADAKPDKKSDKKKAD, from the coding sequence ATGCCGATATATGAATACGAATGCATGGGTTGCGGCCGCGTAAGCGAGGCCCTCCAGAAATTTTCCGACAAACCGCTTGAAACATGCGACGCCTGCTCAGGCGCCCTTCGCAAGCTGGTCTCACACAGCAGTTTCCATCTGAAAGGCTCCGGGTGGTATGTGACCGACTACGCCGACCGCTCGAAAAAGCCTTCGGATTCCAATTCCGCCGGCAAAAAAGCCCAGGATTCCCAGGCGAACGCGCCCAAAAAGAGCGCGGACGCCAAACCCGACAAAAAATCCGACAAAAAAAAGGCGGACTGA
- a CDS encoding conserved hypothetical protein (Evidence 4 : Unknown function but conserved in other organisms): protein MEKLKTFTPRQVEVVKNAAAMAEELASDFFKMSASQWLKRRYDIKTSKDLSKNEIIQGPFAQIIRYSGRRRGDCLGSSAYDFYKICVQDHSILTVLEQFSDMKLFPFALYIIIHELVHIIRFSRFLQNFDASPDEIHDEEVRVHELTADILKDVRTPGIGDVVKFYRKWRVPMESSRL, encoded by the coding sequence ATGGAGAAATTGAAAACATTCACTCCCCGCCAGGTGGAGGTCGTGAAAAACGCGGCGGCCATGGCCGAGGAGCTGGCGAGCGATTTTTTTAAAATGTCCGCCAGCCAGTGGCTTAAGCGGCGCTATGACATCAAAACGTCAAAGGATCTTTCCAAAAATGAAATCATTCAGGGCCCCTTTGCCCAGATCATCCGGTATTCGGGGCGGCGGCGTGGCGACTGCCTGGGATCGTCCGCGTATGATTTTTACAAGATATGCGTCCAGGACCATTCCATCCTGACCGTTTTGGAACAGTTTTCCGACATGAAGCTGTTTCCCTTCGCCCTTTATATTATTATCCACGAGCTGGTCCACATCATCCGGTTCAGCCGGTTCCTGCAAAATTTTGACGCCTCCCCCGATGAGATCCATGACGAGGAGGTCCGGGTTCATGAGCTGACGGCGGATATTTTAAAGGATGTCCGGACCCCGGGGATCGGGGACGTGGTGAAATTTTACCGGAAATGGCGCGTTCCCATGGAATCGTCCCGGCTTTAA
- a CDS encoding conserved hypothetical protein (Evidence 4 : Unknown function but conserved in other organisms): MIDTKRLSKTFRLLVGIDSLSGQEGAAAEELERILKSSGAETVFDDSSSQTGSNTGNLIARFPGDPSKEPLLLNAHMDTVGPGENIEVDFSDGVFSSRGKTVLGADDKAGVAILIETLQVLSENRLPHPPLELVFTVCEEIGLVGAKHLDYSLLKARRGYCLDASGRGLLVTRAPAANRLTFTVSGKSAHAGIEPEKGISAIRTAARAIAGLDLGRIDDETTCSIGIIQGGTASNIVPDRVRIEGEARSHDPEKLETVTQKMVAAFEDAAREVREEIGDDRLPFSEASVEPDFPPIHIPDSHPVVQTALQAAAGLGIPLQTARAGGGSDANIFCSKGIDAAVIAIGMTNPHTCDEFIALDDMAQIVRLLTEIAKELAS, from the coding sequence ATGATCGACACCAAACGGCTTTCCAAAACGTTCCGGCTCCTTGTGGGCATCGACAGCCTGTCGGGACAGGAAGGCGCCGCGGCCGAAGAGCTGGAGCGGATATTGAAATCCTCAGGGGCCGAGACGGTTTTTGACGACTCATCCTCCCAGACCGGATCGAACACCGGGAACCTCATCGCGCGTTTCCCCGGGGATCCCTCAAAGGAGCCCCTTCTTTTAAACGCCCACATGGACACCGTGGGGCCCGGGGAAAACATCGAGGTCGATTTTTCAGACGGGGTGTTCTCCAGCCGGGGAAAGACCGTGCTGGGCGCCGACGACAAGGCGGGCGTGGCCATTTTGATCGAAACCCTCCAGGTTCTTTCCGAAAACCGCCTTCCCCACCCTCCCCTGGAGCTGGTCTTCACGGTCTGCGAGGAGATCGGGCTTGTGGGGGCCAAACATCTGGATTACAGCCTTTTAAAAGCCCGGCGGGGCTATTGTCTGGACGCCTCGGGCCGGGGCCTGCTGGTGACCCGGGCGCCGGCGGCCAATCGCCTGACATTCACGGTGTCAGGGAAATCGGCCCACGCCGGGATTGAGCCGGAAAAAGGGATCAGCGCCATCCGGACGGCGGCCCGGGCCATCGCCGGGCTTGATCTGGGCCGGATCGACGACGAAACCACCTGCTCCATCGGAATCATCCAGGGCGGAACGGCGTCCAACATCGTCCCGGACCGGGTCCGAATCGAGGGCGAGGCCCGGAGCCACGACCCGGAAAAGCTTGAGACCGTGACCCAAAAAATGGTCGCCGCCTTTGAGGACGCGGCCCGGGAAGTCCGGGAAGAAATCGGCGACGACCGGCTTCCCTTTTCCGAGGCGTCGGTGGAGCCTGATTTTCCGCCCATCCACATCCCTGACAGCCATCCCGTGGTCCAGACGGCGCTTCAAGCGGCCGCCGGACTGGGAATTCCTCTTCAAACCGCCCGGGCCGGGGGAGGCTCGGACGCCAACATCTTTTGCAGCAAAGGAATCGACGCCGCCGTCATAGCCATCGGGATGACCAACCCCCACACCTGCGACGAATTCATCGCCCTTGACGACATGGCCCAAATCGTCCGTCTTTTGACGGAAATCGCAAAGGAGCTCGCCTCTTGA
- a CDS encoding putative nickel insertion protein (Evidence 3 : Putative function from multiple computational evidences), whose protein sequence is MTPPRPGRAAHFDCFSGISGDMVLGALIDLGVPVGRLKDDLSKVLSQKFDIQVKKVLKNGVAAQNVRVIHDPADASPTDFVRVTEMIGKSGLPEETVRLSLDIFKILAEAEGRVHGCPADQVHFHEVGAADAIVDIVGAAIGVSILGLGPVSASRIPLGRGQIGCAHGTLPVPAPAVVEILKGVPVCRGHARAEMTTPTGAAIIVALADSFGSMPDMTLCETGMGAGDADFPGLPNVLRVMIGDPDLPGDWVDVIETSIDDMSPEFYGLLMERLFEDGALDVCMIPVFMKKNRPGTLVKVLCRPRDRDAAVRRILSETTSAGVRWRREERAVLPRETVFLDTTLGKIQCKRIVSPDGEARLTPEHESCGKIAREKNIPLRKVYEAALLEGKGKI, encoded by the coding sequence TTGACGCCCCCACGCCCCGGACGCGCGGCCCACTTCGACTGTTTCTCAGGGATCAGCGGAGACATGGTCTTAGGCGCCCTGATCGACCTGGGGGTTCCGGTCGGGCGGCTCAAAGACGACCTGTCCAAAGTCCTGAGCCAGAAATTCGACATTCAGGTAAAAAAGGTTTTAAAAAACGGCGTGGCGGCCCAAAACGTCCGCGTGATCCACGATCCGGCGGACGCCTCCCCGACAGACTTCGTCCGCGTGACGGAAATGATTGGAAAAAGCGGCCTGCCCGAAGAGACGGTTCGCCTGAGCCTGGATATATTCAAAATCCTGGCCGAGGCCGAGGGCCGGGTCCACGGATGCCCCGCGGACCAGGTTCATTTCCATGAAGTCGGGGCCGCCGACGCCATTGTGGACATCGTGGGCGCGGCCATCGGCGTGTCCATTCTGGGCCTTGGGCCTGTCTCGGCGTCCCGGATTCCTTTGGGGCGGGGGCAGATTGGCTGCGCCCACGGAACATTGCCGGTTCCGGCGCCCGCTGTGGTGGAGATTCTAAAAGGGGTCCCGGTATGCCGGGGCCACGCCCGCGCCGAGATGACCACCCCCACCGGGGCCGCCATCATCGTCGCCCTGGCCGACTCCTTCGGGTCCATGCCCGACATGACCCTTTGCGAAACAGGCATGGGCGCCGGGGACGCCGACTTCCCGGGCCTTCCCAATGTCCTGCGGGTCATGATCGGGGACCCGGACCTGCCCGGGGACTGGGTGGACGTGATCGAAACCTCCATCGACGACATGAGCCCCGAATTCTACGGGCTTTTGATGGAGCGGCTGTTTGAGGACGGGGCGCTGGATGTGTGCATGATCCCGGTTTTTATGAAAAAAAACCGGCCCGGGACCCTCGTCAAAGTCCTGTGCCGCCCCCGGGACCGGGACGCGGCCGTCCGAAGGATTCTTTCAGAAACCACATCCGCGGGCGTTCGGTGGCGCCGGGAGGAGCGGGCCGTTTTGCCAAGGGAAACGGTTTTTCTGGACACGACGCTGGGAAAAATCCAGTGCAAGCGGATCGTTTCGCCGGACGGGGAGGCGCGCCTGACACCCGAGCACGAGTCGTGCGGAAAAATCGCCCGGGAAAAAAATATCCCCCTGCGAAAGGTGTATGAGGCGGCGCTTCTGGAGGGAAAAGGTAAAATTTGA
- a CDS encoding Phosphatidylglycerophosphatase A, whose product MKYALILDKNPPQIYTRGMNFKKKAVVFIATGFFIGKIPFAPGTFGSIPGLLLAFMMSCLDFSLAAFFMAFFIPAAIWISGKAESILKAKDPGQIVIDEMAGMGVALMGLPFNLQTAVWGFFLFRFFDILKPFPIKRIERKLPGGAGIVMDDVLAGLFANTILRIVF is encoded by the coding sequence TTGAAATATGCTTTAATCCTTGACAAAAACCCGCCGCAGATATACACACGGGGCATGAATTTTAAGAAAAAAGCGGTTGTGTTCATCGCCACCGGTTTTTTTATCGGAAAAATCCCATTCGCCCCCGGAACCTTCGGATCCATCCCGGGGCTTTTGCTCGCCTTCATGATGTCTTGCCTGGATTTTTCCCTCGCCGCTTTTTTCATGGCTTTTTTTATCCCGGCGGCCATCTGGATATCCGGAAAAGCCGAGTCCATCCTGAAGGCCAAAGACCCCGGACAGATCGTGATCGACGAGATGGCCGGCATGGGCGTGGCCCTTATGGGGCTGCCCTTCAACCTTCAAACGGCGGTCTGGGGCTTTTTTCTGTTCAGATTTTTCGATATTTTAAAACCCTTTCCCATTAAAAGGATTGAGCGAAAACTTCCAGGCGGCGCCGGAATCGTCATGGACGACGTCCTGGCGGGCCTTTTTGCCAACACGATTTTAAGGATCGTTTTTTGA